The following coding sequences lie in one Leptolyngbya sp. CCY15150 genomic window:
- a CDS encoding F420-0:Gamma-glutamyl ligase, with protein sequence MGSLGILIGAIALLLVLGWIAIEVQYRRRPGNRLQLRAGTWNLDVYEPQHYRIVGDMEFVNQTQRLELMVPEVSATATLLSKDSLDTVQHTLRITPCHPDADAREDGYWFGYIVKIGKTTRMEVVLDVVGEQLEALQAAWIKVRYVTYGPQGRVPKTRHVIVPLRFPSPDAPIQWRSGDRADILPVKTHLLTHLDDPVEVVQRYVMPHAQPGDIVTIGETPIAIMQDRFRHPTTVQPGWVARRLCYYFMPTSSLATACGMQTLVDISGPWRVVFAFLVGAIAKKIFKRPGMFYQLAGEQARLIDDVTGTLPPYDQFIVLGPEDPQRVVNQIQAETGLAAAIVDVNDLRAVKVLAASSGIAPGLLEQALITNPAGNADEQTPVVLIRPK encoded by the coding sequence ATGGGGAGTTTGGGGATTTTGATCGGGGCGATCGCCCTGCTGTTGGTTTTAGGATGGATCGCCATTGAGGTGCAGTATCGACGGCGACCGGGCAATCGGCTGCAGTTGCGGGCAGGCACCTGGAATCTAGATGTCTACGAGCCTCAGCATTACCGCATTGTGGGCGATATGGAGTTTGTCAACCAAACCCAGCGCCTAGAGCTGATGGTGCCGGAGGTCTCGGCAACGGCAACGCTGCTGTCGAAGGACAGTCTCGACACGGTTCAGCATACGCTGCGGATCACCCCCTGCCACCCCGATGCCGATGCCCGCGAGGATGGCTATTGGTTTGGCTATATTGTCAAAATTGGCAAGACCACCCGCATGGAAGTGGTGCTGGATGTGGTGGGCGAGCAGCTAGAAGCGCTGCAGGCCGCCTGGATTAAGGTGCGCTATGTCACCTATGGCCCCCAGGGGCGGGTGCCGAAGACCCGCCATGTGATTGTGCCCCTCCGGTTTCCCAGCCCCGATGCGCCTATTCAGTGGCGATCGGGCGATCGCGCTGATATTTTGCCGGTGAAAACCCATTTGCTCACCCACTTGGATGATCCAGTGGAAGTGGTGCAGCGCTACGTCATGCCCCATGCCCAGCCTGGCGATATTGTCACCATCGGTGAAACCCCGATCGCCATCATGCAAGATCGCTTCCGCCATCCCACCACCGTGCAGCCTGGCTGGGTAGCCCGCCGTCTGTGCTACTACTTCATGCCCACCTCCAGCCTAGCCACCGCCTGCGGTATGCAAACCCTGGTGGATATTTCCGGGCCGTGGCGGGTGGTGTTTGCGTTCTTGGTGGGGGCGATCGCCAAAAAAATCTTCAAACGACCGGGCATGTTTTACCAACTGGCGGGAGAGCAGGCCCGCCTGATTGATGACGTCACCGGCACCCTGCCTCCCTACGATCAGTTCATCGTCCTAGGCCCTGAAGATCCCCAACGGGTGGTCAATCAAATCCAGGCGGAGACGGGTTTGGCAGCAGCGATCGTGGATGTGAATGATCTGCGGGCGGTGAAGGTCTTGGCGGCATCCTCGGGCATTGCACCAGGCTTGTTGGAACAGGCGTTGATTACCAATCCCGCTGGCAACGCCGATGAACAAACGCCGGTGGTGCTGATTCGGCCCAAGTAG
- the cruF gene encoding gamma-carotene 1'-hydroxylase CruF, translating into MKQLMLAERICLIGHLVSMAFGLAGLLLVMPHPEFLSHVPAGQTMFRWSMAGGGVVYIVLGAIAVALYAYRTLGLRNWLTFMLPAVFLSLGSELLGTSTGFPFGNYSYLSGLGYKISGLVPFTIPLSWFYLGLASYLLARTGLDSVERLQSTDVLRPMTWWRQIAAVLLGAVLLTSWDFVLDPAMSQTAMPFWYWHEPGAFFGMPYQNFAGWTATGCLFMGIAAVIWFRQPIRLTAAQLNLPFTVYVGNFTFAMVMSLAAGFWQPVLLGIVVGLGPAALCWNRAKSIEAQGAIAPKTSMMDDPISDLPSTPVGVSSK; encoded by the coding sequence ATGAAGCAATTAATGCTTGCAGAACGCATTTGTTTAATTGGGCATTTGGTGTCCATGGCCTTCGGCTTAGCCGGTTTGTTGCTGGTGATGCCCCATCCAGAATTTCTCAGCCATGTGCCCGCTGGTCAAACCATGTTCCGCTGGAGCATGGCTGGGGGTGGCGTGGTTTACATTGTCTTAGGAGCGATCGCCGTCGCGCTCTATGCCTACCGTACCCTAGGGCTACGGAACTGGCTCACCTTTATGCTTCCAGCGGTGTTCCTCTCCCTAGGCAGCGAACTGCTGGGTACCAGTACTGGTTTTCCCTTCGGCAACTATAGTTACCTCAGCGGTCTGGGCTACAAAATATCCGGCTTGGTGCCGTTTACCATTCCCCTGTCTTGGTTTTACCTGGGTCTCGCCTCCTACCTCTTGGCTCGCACCGGCTTAGATTCCGTTGAACGTCTTCAGTCCACCGATGTGCTGCGCCCGATGACCTGGTGGCGGCAAATTGCAGCGGTGCTTCTCGGGGCTGTGTTGCTTACCTCTTGGGACTTTGTGCTCGATCCGGCCATGAGCCAAACCGCTATGCCGTTTTGGTATTGGCATGAGCCCGGTGCCTTTTTTGGGATGCCCTACCAAAACTTTGCTGGCTGGACAGCAACAGGCTGCCTATTCATGGGCATTGCTGCCGTCATCTGGTTCCGCCAACCGATTCGTCTAACTGCGGCGCAGCTCAATCTGCCCTTCACGGTCTACGTTGGTAACTTTACCTTTGCCATGGTGATGAGCTTGGCGGCTGGTTTTTGGCAGCCGGTGCTCTTGGGCATTGTTGTGGGTCTTGGGCCAGCGGCGTTGTGTTGGAACCGGGCTAAGTCCATCGAAGCTCAGGGGGCGATCGCTCCTAAGACCAGCATGATGGACGATCCCATCTCTGACTTGCCTTCCACCCCCGTTGGAGTCAGCAGTAAGTGA
- the cruG gene encoding 2'-O-glycosyltransferase CruG, protein MSQASTWINLPGWIAVALFVLLAIQLPALAILLSRLLQGPTRQPPLPPQQANLSQFGKVSVVVPTLNEAERIQPCLDGLSRQSFGVREIIIVDSRSQDGTVDRVKTMQQIDPRFRVIYDDPLPAGWVGRPWALHTGFLNSSDQSTWFLGVDADTQPQPGLVAGLVAAAEAGNFDLVSLSPQFILKQPGEFWLQPALLMTLIYRFGPSGSAIAGSDLGSERVMANGQCFLCRRSLLTMLDGYSSARNSFCDDVTLARYAAAQGAKVGFLDGAKLLKVRMYEGMAETWKEWGRSLDLKDAATPIQTWGDVAFLALVQGLPLMLLPVLMALVFLGYAAPVLWICLGMNALLVTMRFALLWAIASSYDASQGKGAWAFWLSPFADPLAVVRIALSASRTPTQWRGRQYDAV, encoded by the coding sequence ATATCTCAGGCATCTACATGGATCAATCTCCCTGGATGGATCGCCGTAGCGCTCTTTGTGCTGCTGGCGATTCAGCTTCCTGCGTTGGCCATTTTGCTCTCGCGCCTGCTGCAGGGCCCCACTCGGCAACCACCCCTACCGCCGCAGCAGGCGAATCTCTCCCAGTTTGGTAAGGTGAGCGTGGTGGTGCCAACCCTCAACGAAGCCGAGCGGATTCAGCCCTGCCTGGACGGTCTCAGCCGCCAGAGCTTTGGGGTGCGGGAAATTATCATCGTTGATAGCCGCTCTCAGGATGGCACGGTTGATCGGGTGAAAACCATGCAGCAAATCGATCCGCGCTTTCGGGTGATCTACGATGATCCTCTACCTGCAGGCTGGGTGGGTCGCCCTTGGGCATTACACACCGGCTTCCTCAACAGTTCCGACCAGAGTACCTGGTTTCTGGGGGTGGATGCCGATACCCAACCCCAGCCGGGTCTGGTGGCGGGTCTGGTGGCGGCGGCAGAAGCCGGTAACTTTGACCTCGTGTCCCTTTCCCCCCAGTTCATCCTCAAACAGCCGGGGGAATTTTGGCTACAGCCGGCTCTGCTGATGACGCTGATCTATCGCTTTGGCCCGTCCGGCAGTGCGATCGCTGGCTCTGACCTAGGATCGGAACGGGTGATGGCCAATGGTCAATGCTTCCTCTGTCGGCGATCGCTGTTGACGATGCTGGACGGCTATAGCAGCGCCCGCAATTCTTTTTGTGACGACGTTACCCTAGCTCGCTATGCTGCCGCCCAGGGTGCCAAGGTAGGATTTTTGGACGGTGCCAAGCTGCTGAAGGTGCGCATGTATGAAGGCATGGCTGAAACCTGGAAGGAATGGGGGCGATCGCTCGATTTGAAAGATGCTGCCACGCCGATCCAAACCTGGGGTGATGTCGCGTTCTTGGCGCTGGTGCAGGGATTGCCGCTGATGCTTTTGCCGGTGTTGATGGCCCTAGTGTTCTTAGGCTATGCAGCTCCAGTTCTGTGGATTTGTTTGGGCATGAATGCATTGCTGGTGACCATGCGGTTTGCGCTGCTGTGGGCGATCGCCTCCTCCTATGATGCCTCCCAAGGGAAGGGAGCCTGGGCCTTTTGGCTCTCACCGTTTGCCGACCCCTTAGCGGTGGTGCGCATTGCCCTCTCCGCCAGCCGCACCCCCACCCAATGGCGCGGCCGTCAGTACGACGCGGTCTAG
- the hemC gene encoding hydroxymethylbilane synthase, with product MIASPPRTVRIGSRKSQLALVQTHWVRDQLQHHYPDRHFDISTMSTQGDKILDVALAKIGDKGLFTKELEVGMLNGDIDFAVHSLKDLPTNLPGGLILGCVTERENPADALVVHESHNDKQLDTLPEGAVVGTSSLRRLAQLRYHYPHLVFKDIRGNLNTRLQKLDDGGYDAIILAVAGLERLGMGDRVHQIIPAEISLHAVGQGALGIECRSSDPDILALLTAIEHRPTALRCYAERAFLRELEGGCQVPIGVNTAFDGDTLTLTGLVASLDGKRLVKDTLSAPSAEAESLGVQLAQSLRNQGAQEILDEILAEIQRDG from the coding sequence ATGATTGCAAGTCCTCCCCGCACAGTTCGCATTGGTTCCCGCAAAAGCCAGCTTGCTCTGGTTCAGACCCATTGGGTGCGTGATCAGCTTCAACATCACTATCCCGATCGCCACTTTGATATCTCTACGATGAGCACCCAGGGCGACAAGATTCTAGACGTAGCCCTAGCCAAAATTGGCGATAAGGGGCTGTTCACCAAAGAGCTAGAAGTGGGGATGCTCAATGGGGATATTGATTTTGCTGTCCATTCCCTCAAGGACTTGCCCACCAACCTGCCGGGCGGTTTGATTCTCGGCTGTGTCACTGAGCGAGAAAACCCGGCGGATGCTTTGGTGGTGCATGAAAGCCACAACGATAAGCAACTTGATACCCTGCCCGAAGGGGCGGTGGTGGGTACGTCATCGCTACGACGCTTGGCCCAGTTGCGCTATCACTATCCGCACTTGGTTTTCAAAGATATTCGCGGCAATCTCAACACCCGTCTGCAAAAGCTGGATGACGGTGGCTATGATGCCATCATCCTAGCGGTGGCTGGCCTCGAACGCCTTGGCATGGGCGATCGCGTTCATCAGATCATCCCGGCGGAGATTTCCCTCCATGCGGTGGGTCAAGGAGCCTTGGGAATTGAATGCCGCAGCAGTGACCCAGATATTTTGGCGCTGCTGACGGCGATCGAACATCGTCCTACGGCGCTGCGCTGCTATGCCGAGCGGGCATTCCTGCGGGAGCTGGAAGGCGGCTGTCAGGTGCCCATTGGCGTGAATACTGCCTTCGATGGCGATACCCTCACTTTGACGGGCTTGGTGGCTAGCTTGGATGGTAAACGGCTGGTGAAAGATACCCTGTCTGCACCTTCAGCGGAGGCCGAATCTCTGGGCGTTCAGCTTGCTCAGAGCCTGAGAAATCAAGGTGCTCAGGAAATCCTGGATGAGATCTTGGCGGAGATTCAGCGAGACGGTTAA
- a CDS encoding mechanosensitive ion channel domain-containing protein: MSPDECQTSDRPILRYPPGTGVIPVRRDNAVLLQPLLGTFMNRHAFPWSIRWMSRYFMLGLVSLGVSLMLGINSGAIAQLDPPPESKPVVLDGQILFQVNSSGTFGAEERAQTVNEKLEMAIELENPPKIEVGERTKLPTITLNEQHLITVTEADVPPGSTAYNQALDWQATLEAALEQARTERSLSYLRWAALLSGIILVITALIQWGLQHCWRHYVQPVLMSQFVSDPNGEDDDTTDDQPTDIGDPPPNRLLDALLSLPPLMARLGLWTASLLSITRLFPWSRQWGYVVSQSLLSVFTSPAIDLGRNDYSISDMLLLLTSVVVLFILSKIVTDLFRAKVLAVTGVNRGAQATIAIIVRYSLVFFGSLALMQIWGIDISSLAILAGSLGIGIGFGLQDIAKNFGSGLVLVFERPIQVGDFVEVGEFQGTVEHIGARSTLIRTLDQVSIIVPNSRFLENEVINWSLGNPVSRIRVPVGIAYGSDIEVVRDVFLQAARSHPVVLSTPPPQVFFKGFGDSSLDFEVMVWTAEPSQQIRLKSDLYFAIEALLREHQVEIPFPQRDLHVRSGQLPITLTPQMEQWIQQLMTTTSSNGHAHHSESDRSGDSLT; this comes from the coding sequence TTGTCTCCAGACGAATGCCAAACGAGCGATCGCCCCATTTTGCGCTATCCTCCGGGTACCGGGGTCATCCCCGTGAGGAGAGATAACGCCGTGTTGCTTCAGCCCCTACTAGGAACGTTTATGAATCGTCATGCCTTCCCTTGGAGCATCCGCTGGATGTCCAGGTACTTCATGTTGGGTTTGGTGAGCCTAGGGGTGAGTCTGATGCTTGGAATTAACTCTGGGGCGATCGCCCAACTCGATCCACCGCCCGAATCCAAGCCGGTTGTCCTAGATGGCCAAATTCTGTTTCAAGTTAATTCTTCAGGAACGTTTGGGGCCGAGGAGCGTGCTCAGACGGTCAATGAAAAGCTAGAAATGGCGATCGAGTTGGAAAATCCTCCCAAGATTGAGGTTGGCGAGCGCACCAAACTACCCACCATTACCCTCAACGAACAACATCTGATTACGGTAACTGAGGCCGATGTGCCGCCCGGAAGTACAGCCTATAATCAGGCCCTAGATTGGCAAGCAACATTGGAAGCGGCTTTAGAACAAGCGCGCACAGAGCGATCGCTCTCCTATTTGCGCTGGGCAGCCCTATTATCCGGCATCATCCTGGTGATCACAGCCCTCATTCAATGGGGTCTGCAGCACTGCTGGCGTCACTACGTCCAGCCAGTCCTAATGTCTCAGTTTGTGTCCGACCCGAACGGTGAAGACGATGACACAACTGATGATCAGCCAACCGATATCGGTGACCCACCGCCCAACCGCCTCTTAGATGCCCTGTTGAGTCTACCGCCCCTGATGGCGCGACTGGGGCTATGGACTGCCAGCCTGCTCAGCATCACTCGGTTATTTCCTTGGAGCAGACAGTGGGGCTATGTCGTCAGTCAGAGCCTCCTGTCGGTATTTACCTCCCCGGCAATTGACCTAGGACGCAACGACTACTCGATCTCCGACATGCTGCTGCTGTTAACGTCGGTGGTCGTGCTGTTTATTCTGTCTAAAATCGTCACCGATCTTTTTCGGGCAAAGGTGTTGGCGGTCACCGGGGTCAATCGCGGAGCCCAAGCCACGATCGCGATTATTGTGCGCTACAGCCTAGTCTTTTTTGGCAGCCTTGCCCTGATGCAAATTTGGGGGATTGACATCAGTTCCCTAGCCATCCTGGCCGGTTCCCTGGGGATTGGGATTGGCTTTGGTCTGCAGGATATTGCCAAAAACTTTGGTAGTGGACTCGTGCTGGTGTTTGAACGTCCTATCCAAGTCGGTGACTTTGTGGAAGTGGGTGAATTTCAAGGTACCGTCGAGCATATTGGGGCCCGCAGCACCCTAATTCGCACCCTCGACCAGGTTTCTATTATTGTGCCGAACTCTCGGTTCCTCGAAAATGAGGTGATTAACTGGAGTTTGGGCAACCCCGTCTCACGGATTCGCGTCCCCGTTGGGATTGCCTACGGATCTGATATTGAGGTCGTCAGAGACGTCTTCCTCCAGGCAGCCCGCAGTCACCCAGTTGTACTCAGCACACCGCCACCCCAGGTATTTTTCAAGGGGTTTGGCGATAGTTCCTTAGACTTTGAGGTGATGGTATGGACAGCAGAACCGAGTCAACAAATTCGCCTCAAAAGCGATCTCTATTTCGCCATTGAAGCCCTGCTGCGAGAGCATCAGGTGGAAATTCCTTTCCCACAGCGAGATCTACATGTTCGCTCTGGGCAACTGCCGATTACCCTCACACCCCAGATGGAGCAGTGGATTCAGCAACTGATGACGACAACATCGTCCAATGGTCATGCCCATCATTCGGAGAGCGATCGCTCTGGCGACTCCCTAACCTAA
- a CDS encoding FAD-dependent hydroxylase produces the protein MVLTQAAQSPQAIASRSVDYDVTIVGGGLVGLTLACSLKDSGLRIALMEARPKEAGFANRRAYAITLLSGRIFQRLGIWDEVLPQITTFQQIRLAEELHPEVVNLQPDDLGTPELGYVAEHGVLLRALHRRLEQCSTVDWLCPATVQSVRYESQQATLTVALDDTVRQVTSRLVIAADGARSPIRQQAGIQTHGWKYWQSCITVVLRPEQSHQNIAREHFWASGPFATLPLPGNRCQIVLTAPHRQAQHWLEAPEAEFIAELQRRYQGQLGELAMVSDRQLFPVQLMYSDRYVQSRLALVGDAAHCCHPVGGQGMNLGIRDAAALAQVLTQAQQRGQDIGSLRILRRYERWRRLETLAILMFTDVLDRLFSNNWWWLRRLRRLGLWGMNRIWLVRHLSLRLMTGLSGRLPDLAQPGLKRTVDCS, from the coding sequence ATGGTGTTAACACAGGCAGCCCAATCACCTCAGGCGATCGCCTCCCGTTCTGTAGACTATGACGTGACCATTGTGGGCGGTGGTCTTGTCGGGCTAACCCTAGCCTGCAGCTTGAAAGACTCGGGGCTCCGCATCGCCCTCATGGAAGCGCGCCCCAAGGAAGCCGGATTTGCCAACCGTCGCGCCTATGCCATTACCCTGCTCTCCGGCAGAATTTTTCAGCGTCTAGGCATCTGGGATGAGGTGTTACCCCAGATCACCACGTTTCAGCAGATTCGCCTAGCGGAAGAACTGCATCCCGAGGTGGTAAACCTGCAGCCCGATGACTTGGGTACTCCAGAACTTGGCTATGTGGCAGAACATGGCGTGCTGCTGCGGGCGCTACACCGTCGCCTAGAGCAATGTTCAACGGTAGACTGGCTCTGTCCCGCGACGGTGCAGTCGGTGCGCTACGAATCTCAGCAGGCGACCCTCACGGTGGCCCTTGACGATACCGTCCGCCAGGTCACCAGTCGTCTGGTCATTGCCGCCGACGGAGCGCGATCGCCCATTCGCCAGCAGGCAGGCATTCAAACCCATGGCTGGAAATATTGGCAGTCCTGCATTACCGTGGTGCTGCGTCCTGAACAATCCCATCAAAATATTGCCCGCGAACATTTTTGGGCCAGCGGCCCCTTTGCCACCCTACCCCTGCCCGGCAATCGCTGCCAGATTGTGCTCACGGCTCCCCATCGCCAGGCCCAGCATTGGCTAGAGGCTCCCGAAGCCGAGTTTATCGCTGAACTCCAGCGGCGCTATCAAGGACAACTGGGTGAGCTGGCCATGGTGAGCGATCGCCAACTGTTTCCCGTGCAGCTCATGTATAGCGATCGCTACGTGCAGTCTCGCCTCGCCCTGGTGGGGGATGCTGCCCACTGCTGCCATCCCGTAGGCGGCCAGGGCATGAACCTAGGCATTCGCGATGCAGCGGCCCTAGCCCAAGTGCTCACCCAGGCCCAGCAGCGGGGGCAAGATATTGGCTCGCTGAGGATCCTGCGGCGGTATGAACGCTGGCGGCGGCTCGAAACCCTGGCGATTCTGATGTTTACCGATGTGCTCGATCGCCTCTTTTCCAACAATTGGTGGTGGCTGCGGCGGCTGCGGCGGCTAGGATTATGGGGCATGAACCGGATCTGGCTCGTGCGCCATCTTTCCCTGCGCCTGATGACTGGATTGAGCGGGCGATTGCCGGATTTGGCCCAGCCGGGCCTGAAAAGGACTGTAGACTGCTCGTGA
- a CDS encoding YebC/PmpR family DNA-binding transcriptional regulator, with protein sequence MAGHSKWANIKRQKARVDAVKGKTFARISRAIIVAARNGIPDPEGNFQLRTAIEKAKAAGIPNDNIERAIAKGAGTLGSANELEDIRYEGYGPGGVAVLIEALTDNRNRTAADLRSAFSKNGGNLGETGCVSWMFAQKGVVSLRNITDEDALLEASLEGGAESYELMEVDETPGAEVLTDAAGLETLNQALQERGYDISDAELRWIPENTLEVADPDQARSLLKLMDALEDLDDVQTVTANFDMAEDLMALSMG encoded by the coding sequence ATGGCAGGACATAGTAAGTGGGCGAATATCAAGCGCCAAAAAGCACGGGTGGATGCAGTCAAGGGCAAGACCTTTGCCCGAATATCCCGAGCCATTATTGTGGCAGCCCGCAACGGCATCCCCGATCCGGAGGGCAATTTTCAACTACGCACCGCGATTGAAAAGGCCAAGGCGGCGGGCATTCCCAATGACAATATTGAACGGGCGATCGCTAAGGGAGCTGGCACCCTAGGCTCGGCCAACGAGCTGGAAGACATTCGCTACGAAGGCTATGGGCCAGGCGGCGTTGCGGTGCTGATTGAGGCGCTGACCGACAACCGCAACCGCACAGCGGCGGATCTGCGATCGGCGTTCAGCAAAAATGGCGGCAACCTGGGGGAAACGGGCTGTGTGAGCTGGATGTTTGCCCAGAAGGGCGTGGTGTCGTTACGCAACATCACCGATGAAGATGCTCTGTTGGAGGCGTCGTTAGAGGGTGGGGCCGAGTCCTATGAACTCATGGAGGTGGACGAAACGCCGGGGGCAGAGGTGTTGACCGATGCAGCCGGTCTGGAGACCCTAAACCAAGCGTTACAAGAGCGGGGCTATGACATCAGCGATGCAGAACTGCGCTGGATTCCCGAAAATACCCTAGAGGTAGCGGATCCGGATCAGGCGCGATCGCTCCTGAAGCTGATGGATGCCCTGGAAGACTTGGATGACGTGCAAACCGTGACGGCCAATTTTGATATGGCCGAGGATTTGATGGCCCTGAGTATGGGTTGA
- the bioD gene encoding dethiobiotin synthase, which yields MSSTAKTTFIAGTEAGVGKTLLLRSLAIYWQTYRAAQSIAIMKPIDQDDRDRLLYQDLVPHQSLDSITPCRWEPHRSAGSMNAELTAIWQELQTLMQTHTWVLLEAMGSLGYPIAPDTTLADLAWDWRLPTILVVPVRPGAIAQAVAHVALARQAKVHLKGLVLNCCQPDSADHLDDWLSPTWLRSLTQMPVLGCLPYLPDPSDRSALLQAAAGLELEKVFGSMPLPLGA from the coding sequence GTGAGCAGTACGGCAAAAACAACGTTCATTGCAGGAACAGAGGCAGGGGTTGGCAAAACCCTCCTGCTGCGATCGCTGGCGATTTATTGGCAAACCTATCGCGCTGCCCAGTCCATCGCGATTATGAAACCGATCGATCAAGACGATCGCGATCGCCTTCTCTACCAAGACCTCGTCCCTCACCAGTCGCTCGACAGTATCACCCCCTGCCGCTGGGAGCCCCATCGATCCGCTGGCTCGATGAACGCTGAATTAACGGCTATCTGGCAAGAATTACAAACCCTGATGCAGACCCATACCTGGGTTTTGCTGGAAGCCATGGGTAGCTTGGGCTATCCGATCGCTCCAGATACCACCCTGGCAGATTTAGCTTGGGACTGGCGCTTGCCGACCATTTTAGTAGTGCCGGTGCGTCCCGGTGCGATCGCCCAAGCGGTGGCCCATGTGGCCCTAGCCCGGCAGGCAAAGGTGCATCTTAAAGGCCTGGTGCTCAACTGTTGCCAGCCAGATTCTGCCGACCATCTAGACGACTGGCTCTCACCAACCTGGCTGCGATCGCTCACCCAAATGCCAGTTCTAGGCTGCTTACCCTATCTGCCCGATCCCAGCGATCGCTCCGCTCTCCTACAGGCAGCAGCAGGCCTTGAACTTGAAAAAGTCTTTGGATCCATGCCCCTACCTCTCGGGGCATAA